One Niabella beijingensis DNA window includes the following coding sequences:
- a CDS encoding WG repeat-containing protein: protein MKAITIFLFSLLMIPDSKAQQYDDYVEAFDNKSNTAIIEEFKTFKETLERLEKMESLFKQDAPRVIDPKEETLMPGYHFDAAAGSNALKQALATPRTFKQTITREGSEIAFDRNHDAPEMRGAAFEITTKVNKVYFYDGTTANGDALAVDYNFSETWPYRKRIDSIEVTENLKAVSGFDEIVLTAQQPAATYQNKKIQIDRIDRNTIWFTSDNTIAPEFYEGLNKAGKVIDSKSSSSGTYKPEQYKTVFAPLKAPLATLIENAIKDSTLDNAIFKEKYKKEAEQLVKNIPRSDMRYYTAQYKGMINGVRLFIKKNSEEKSGTRSFRNGYIAAIHASSQGDTTFFYDNAGKELARFNQPLTAINDYYYEDDQAYYYLAPSKPSLEKLPYYSLEKINGSYVSAREDENTPFLLLNNQQQQLGTFDFVTGSDRVVAAEKSDGSVLIAGPEGVRNTIKDVTRLSAFINDAAVIKIKDNYGFLDGDGKLTIPAVYEEVKGFSDMTTYTGQDRLFAVKKNKKWGLVDRDNNTVIPFAYEDVEPFSFGITMAKKDGHWGLIDTKNAVIVPFDNGPSYSLSTNFGKRTYGLGGGTFNHLGKKEKK, encoded by the coding sequence ATGAAAGCAATCACTATTTTCCTTTTCAGCCTGCTGATGATACCAGACAGCAAGGCACAGCAGTACGATGACTATGTGGAAGCATTCGACAATAAATCCAACACTGCCATTATTGAAGAATTTAAAACATTTAAGGAAACACTGGAGCGGCTGGAAAAAATGGAATCGCTTTTTAAACAGGACGCTCCGCGCGTAATAGATCCGAAGGAGGAAACCCTTATGCCCGGATATCATTTTGACGCTGCCGCGGGATCAAACGCGCTGAAACAGGCCCTCGCAACACCACGGACATTCAAACAGACGATCACCCGCGAAGGATCTGAGATCGCATTCGACAGGAACCATGATGCTCCCGAAATGCGGGGAGCCGCATTTGAGATCACTACGAAAGTGAACAAGGTATATTTCTACGATGGTACAACAGCCAACGGGGATGCCCTGGCTGTAGATTATAATTTTTCTGAAACATGGCCTTATCGTAAACGTATCGACAGTATTGAAGTAACGGAAAACCTTAAGGCTGTTTCCGGTTTTGATGAGATCGTACTTACGGCACAACAACCTGCAGCCACTTATCAGAATAAAAAGATACAGATCGACCGGATCGACCGGAATACCATCTGGTTCACCAGCGACAACACCATTGCCCCCGAGTTTTATGAAGGCCTCAATAAGGCGGGGAAAGTCATCGATAGCAAAAGCAGCAGCTCCGGTACTTACAAACCAGAACAATACAAAACCGTCTTCGCTCCGCTAAAAGCCCCCCTCGCAACTTTGATTGAAAACGCTATAAAGGACAGCACGCTGGACAATGCGATTTTTAAAGAGAAATATAAAAAGGAGGCGGAACAGCTGGTAAAAAATATTCCCCGGTCGGACATGCGGTATTACACTGCCCAATATAAAGGGATGATAAACGGGGTGCGGCTTTTTATAAAGAAAAACAGTGAAGAAAAAAGCGGGACCCGGAGTTTCAGAAACGGGTACATTGCTGCCATACATGCATCCAGCCAGGGGGATACCACCTTTTTTTATGATAATGCAGGTAAAGAGCTTGCCCGGTTCAACCAGCCGCTGACGGCAATAAATGATTACTATTATGAAGATGATCAGGCCTATTATTACCTGGCCCCTTCAAAACCGTCACTGGAAAAACTACCCTACTACAGCCTGGAAAAGATAAACGGATCCTATGTAAGTGCCCGGGAAGATGAAAACACGCCCTTTCTCCTGCTGAACAACCAGCAACAACAACTGGGTACATTTGATTTTGTAACCGGCAGCGACCGGGTGGTGGCTGCCGAGAAAAGCGATGGCAGCGTTCTCATTGCCGGTCCTGAAGGCGTCAGAAACACCATTAAGGACGTGACCCGGCTAAGTGCTTTTATAAACGATGCCGCAGTAATAAAGATAAAAGACAATTATGGTTTTCTTGATGGTGACGGCAAACTGACCATCCCGGCTGTATATGAAGAGGTAAAAGGCTTTTCGGATATGACGACCTATACCGGGCAGGACCGGTTATTTGCAGTAAAGAAAAACAAGAAATGGGGCTTGGTAGATCGTGATAACAATACTGTTATTCCGTTTGCTTATGAGGATGTGGAGCCATTTTCCTTCGGCATCACTATGGCCAAAAAAGACGGCCACTGGGGACTCATCGACACAAAGAATGCGGTGATAGTCCCCTTTGATAACGGCCCCAGCTACAGCCTGTCTACAAATTTTGGTAAACGGACCTATGGACTTGGCGGCGGTACCTTCAATCATTTAGGAAAAAAAGAAAAAAAATAA
- a CDS encoding sugar phosphate isomerase/epimerase family protein → MYNRKEFLKRSGGAALGLMLGSALNTACNASSSAARGSISKVGIQLYSLRDDLPKDPKGILKQLAGFGYKEIESYEGADGMFWGLGNKGFKEYVDGLGMKIVSSHCDYTKDFERKAAEAAEIGMSYLICPYVGPQKTLDDYKKLADTFNKAGETCKKNGIRFAYHNHDYSFRLQDGQYPQDIFMQNTDKSLMDYEMDIYWVVTAGQDPIAWLKKYNGRFKLCHVKDRKKGAVPQQGEPNLSVIVGTGSIDFKTILAAARTEGMEHYILEQEAYEKTPLECVKEGAAYLNQLVF, encoded by the coding sequence ATGTATAATAGAAAAGAGTTTTTAAAAAGATCAGGAGGCGCCGCACTGGGCCTGATGCTGGGTTCGGCCCTGAACACCGCCTGTAACGCCTCCTCTTCCGCTGCCCGCGGAAGCATCTCCAAGGTAGGCATTCAATTGTACAGCCTCCGGGACGATCTTCCCAAGGATCCCAAAGGGATATTGAAACAGCTGGCAGGCTTCGGGTATAAAGAGATCGAGAGTTATGAAGGAGCAGATGGCATGTTCTGGGGCCTGGGCAACAAAGGCTTTAAAGAATATGTGGACGGCCTCGGCATGAAGATCGTCAGCAGCCATTGCGACTATACCAAGGATTTCGAACGCAAAGCAGCTGAAGCGGCGGAGATCGGGATGAGCTATCTCATCTGCCCTTATGTTGGTCCGCAGAAAACACTGGACGATTATAAAAAGCTTGCAGATACATTTAATAAAGCCGGAGAAACCTGTAAAAAGAACGGCATCCGCTTTGCTTATCACAACCATGATTACAGTTTCCGGTTGCAGGACGGCCAATACCCGCAGGACATTTTTATGCAGAACACCGATAAGAGCCTGATGGATTACGAAATGGATATTTACTGGGTGGTGACCGCCGGACAGGATCCCATCGCCTGGTTAAAGAAATACAACGGACGATTTAAGCTTTGTCATGTAAAAGACCGTAAAAAAGGCGCCGTACCTCAACAGGGAGAACCCAACCTAAGCGTGATCGTGGGAACGGGATCGATCGACTTTAAAACGATCCTTGCCGCAGCACGTACAGAGGGTATGGAACATTATATCCTGGAGCAGGAGGCATATGAAAAAACGCCGCTTGAGTGTGTAAAAGAAGGGGCCGCGTACCTCAACCAGCTTGTTTTTTAA
- a CDS encoding hydroxypyruvate isomerase family protein → MQRRKAIKTIAIAAALAGGTASWGTALKKNRKGMSLNGNINHSVCRWTYGDLSLEQLCNMVKELGFAAIDLVGPKDWDVLKKNGIYSSMCNGAEINLVDGWNEPNFHSTLIKNYTDHIEYVAKAGYKNLICFSGNRRGMDDETGLKNCEHGLKKILAHAEKRQVTLVMELLNSKVDHHDYMCDHSAWGVELCKRLGSENFKLLYDIYHMQVDEGNVIANIRAHHQHFAHYHTAGVPGRHELNELQELNYPAIMKAIAATGFKGYVAQEFIPTGKTAEDRKQALKDAITVCDI, encoded by the coding sequence ATGCAACGTAGAAAAGCGATCAAAACAATTGCAATAGCTGCTGCCCTTGCCGGAGGTACGGCAAGCTGGGGAACGGCTTTAAAAAAGAATAGAAAAGGAATGAGCTTAAATGGTAATATCAATCACAGTGTATGCCGGTGGACCTACGGCGACCTGTCGCTGGAACAGCTTTGCAACATGGTGAAGGAACTGGGCTTTGCCGCCATCGACCTGGTGGGGCCCAAAGACTGGGATGTACTGAAAAAGAACGGTATTTATTCCAGTATGTGCAACGGGGCAGAGATCAACCTGGTGGATGGCTGGAATGAACCCAATTTTCACAGTACGCTCATAAAAAATTATACGGATCACATCGAATATGTGGCAAAGGCCGGTTATAAGAACCTGATCTGTTTTAGTGGCAACCGCCGCGGAATGGATGATGAAACCGGTTTAAAAAACTGTGAGCATGGCCTGAAAAAGATCCTGGCGCATGCAGAGAAACGCCAGGTAACACTCGTGATGGAACTGCTCAACAGTAAGGTGGACCATCACGACTACATGTGCGACCATAGCGCATGGGGTGTTGAGCTCTGCAAACGGCTGGGCTCTGAAAACTTTAAACTGCTTTACGATATCTATCATATGCAGGTGGATGAGGGAAATGTAATTGCCAATATCCGTGCGCACCACCAGCATTTTGCACATTACCATACGGCAGGTGTTCCCGGCCGGCATGAACTGAACGAGCTCCAGGAATTGAATTACCCCGCCATTATGAAAGCGATCGCTGCCACCGGCTTTAAAGGATACGTGGCGCAGGAATTTATTCCCACGGGTAAAACAGCAGAGGACCGGAAACAGGCGTTAAAGGATGCCATTACGGTATGTGATATTTAA
- a CDS encoding MFS transporter, whose translation MKSSIKIQLSLMMFLEFFIWGGWFVTLGTFLGANLKADGLDIAKVFSTQSYGAIIAPFIIGLIADRFFNAERILGFLHIAGAILMYMMFKAEDVTVFYPYALGYMILYMPTLALVNSVSFRQMTNPEKQFSSIRIWGTIGWIIAGIIISLLKWDDVENNAAHDTLRNTFLMASIASGLLGIFSFTLPKTPPKKAEGSASVTQILGLDALKLLADKNFLIFFISSILICIPLAFYYSNANPFLTDIGMKSATAKMTIGQASEVLFLLLIPIFFKRFGFKLTILVGMFAWVLRYLLFAYGNAGEMAFMLILGIALHGICYDFFFVSGQIYTDSKAGEKYKSSAQGLITLATYGIGQLIGFWVAGYVGKHYADLAPAKLENGAVLTDAQNAERITQFGNFWQHVWIVPAIIAAIVAVLFLLFFRNSKKTESVQ comes from the coding sequence ATGAAATCCAGCATTAAGATCCAACTGTCTTTGATGATGTTCCTCGAATTCTTTATATGGGGAGGATGGTTTGTAACCCTGGGAACATTTTTGGGAGCGAACCTGAAAGCCGACGGGCTGGATATTGCCAAAGTGTTCTCCACCCAATCTTATGGGGCCATCATTGCACCGTTTATTATCGGCCTGATCGCAGACCGTTTTTTTAATGCGGAGCGGATTCTCGGCTTTTTACATATAGCCGGCGCGATACTCATGTATATGATGTTCAAAGCCGAAGATGTAACGGTCTTCTATCCCTATGCCCTCGGATATATGATCCTTTATATGCCCACGCTGGCACTGGTGAACTCCGTATCCTTCCGTCAGATGACCAACCCGGAAAAGCAATTTTCTTCTATTCGCATCTGGGGTACCATCGGCTGGATCATTGCCGGTATTATTATCAGTCTGCTCAAATGGGATGACGTGGAAAACAACGCGGCGCATGATACACTGCGCAACACGTTCCTGATGGCTTCCATAGCTTCCGGACTTCTGGGTATCTTTAGTTTTACACTGCCTAAAACTCCGCCCAAGAAGGCAGAGGGCTCTGCAAGCGTTACTCAGATTCTGGGACTTGATGCGTTAAAGCTGCTGGCAGATAAGAACTTCCTTATATTTTTTATTTCCTCTATACTGATCTGTATTCCCCTGGCTTTTTATTACTCGAATGCCAACCCCTTTCTCACAGATATCGGCATGAAAAGTGCTACGGCAAAAATGACCATCGGCCAGGCATCCGAAGTACTGTTTTTACTGCTGATCCCAATTTTCTTCAAGCGTTTTGGTTTTAAGCTGACGATCCTTGTAGGTATGTTTGCCTGGGTATTACGCTACCTGCTGTTTGCCTATGGCAATGCCGGGGAAATGGCCTTTATGCTGATCCTCGGGATCGCGCTGCATGGTATCTGTTATGACTTCTTCTTTGTATCCGGACAGATCTATACCGATTCCAAGGCCGGTGAAAAATACAAGAGCTCGGCCCAGGGCCTCATCACATTGGCAACCTATGGTATCGGGCAGCTGATCGGCTTCTGGGTGGCCGGATATGTTGGAAAGCATTATGCAGACCTCGCCCCTGCGAAACTGGAAAATGGTGCCGTGCTTACAGACGCGCAGAATGCGGAACGGATCACACAGTTTGGAAATTTCTGGCAGCATGTATGGATCGTTCCCGCAATTATTGCAGCCATCGTGGCTGTATTATTCCTGTTATTTTTCCGTAACAGCAAAAAAACAGAGAGCGTTCAATAA
- a CDS encoding sugar phosphate isomerase/epimerase family protein → MTTLKGPGIFLAQFAGDQAPFNTLESICTWAASLGFKGVQIPTNNDQFIDLQKAAESKTYADEIKGIVNACGMEITELSTHLQGQLVAVHPAYDLLFDSFAPESVRNNPKARTEWAIQQLKYGAKASQNLGLNAHATFSGSLLWHTFHPWPQRPAGLVEEGFAELAKRWTPILDYFDECGVDVCYEIHPGEDLFDGDTYEMFLERVNNHPRACLLYDPSHFVLQCLDYIEYIDIFHERIKAFHVKDSEFNPTGKKGAFGGYQPWLKRAGRYRSPGDGQVDFKTIFSKLAEYDFKGWAVMEWECCLKHPEDGAREGAQFIKDHIIRVTDKAFDDFAATVKDDALNRKILGIN, encoded by the coding sequence ATGACTACGCTGAAAGGACCTGGTATATTCCTGGCACAGTTTGCCGGTGATCAAGCTCCCTTTAATACACTGGAATCGATCTGCACCTGGGCCGCCTCACTGGGCTTCAAAGGGGTACAGATCCCTACCAATAATGATCAGTTCATCGACCTGCAAAAAGCCGCCGAAAGCAAGACCTATGCCGATGAGATCAAAGGCATCGTTAATGCCTGCGGGATGGAGATCACCGAGCTGTCCACCCATTTGCAGGGACAGCTGGTGGCTGTGCATCCGGCCTATGACCTGTTGTTTGATTCTTTTGCACCGGAATCCGTTCGTAATAACCCGAAGGCCCGTACCGAATGGGCCATTCAGCAATTGAAATACGGAGCAAAGGCCTCCCAGAACCTGGGACTGAATGCGCATGCCACTTTCAGCGGTTCTTTATTATGGCATACATTTCATCCCTGGCCGCAACGTCCTGCGGGGTTGGTGGAAGAAGGTTTTGCCGAACTGGCAAAACGCTGGACCCCCATCCTGGATTATTTTGATGAATGTGGTGTGGATGTTTGTTATGAGATCCATCCGGGAGAGGACCTCTTTGATGGCGATACTTACGAGATGTTCCTCGAAAGAGTGAACAACCATCCCAGGGCCTGTCTGCTGTATGATCCTTCACATTTTGTATTGCAATGTCTGGATTATATCGAATACATCGACATCTTTCACGAGCGGATCAAAGCATTTCATGTAAAAGATTCCGAGTTCAATCCCACAGGAAAAAAAGGTGCTTTTGGCGGGTACCAGCCCTGGCTGAAAAGAGCAGGACGCTACAGAAGCCCGGGTGATGGCCAGGTGGATTTCAAAACCATCTTTTCAAAACTGGCAGAATACGATTTTAAAGGCTGGGCGGTAATGGAATGGGAATGCTGTCTGAAACACCCGGAAGACGGTGCAAGGGAAGGTGCGCAGTTCATTAAAGATCATATCATCCGTGTAACAGATAAAGCTTTTGACGATTTTGCAGCTACCGTAAAAGATGATGCGTTAAATAGAAAAATTTTAGGAATCAATTAA
- a CDS encoding c-type cytochrome, producing MKKVILSAAILATIAAACGGGEEKKPGGTETTTTEKTNDASANPDYQAGLALVGQYQCITCHKIDEKLTGPAYRDVANKYAGADDATITKLAQKVISGGSGVWGEIPMTPHPNVSEADAKTMVKYILALKK from the coding sequence ATGAAGAAAGTTATTTTGTCGGCGGCCATCCTGGCCACAATAGCGGCGGCATGCGGCGGGGGAGAGGAAAAGAAACCCGGGGGTACTGAAACAACGACCACTGAAAAAACAAATGATGCCTCGGCGAATCCCGATTACCAGGCCGGACTGGCATTGGTGGGGCAGTATCAGTGTATTACCTGTCATAAGATCGACGAAAAACTGACCGGCCCCGCCTATAGGGATGTTGCCAATAAATATGCTGGTGCGGATGACGCTACCATCACCAAGCTGGCACAGAAAGTGATCTCCGGAGGCAGTGGCGTTTGGGGAGAAATTCCGATGACGCCGCACCCGAACGTGTCCGAAGCTGACGCAAAAACAATGGTGAAATATATCCTCGCTCTAAAAAAATAA
- a CDS encoding 3-keto-disaccharide hydrolase: MTKSFLFALGLGFMACSCSGQKQGQTGTDAPANTLSKKEKAAGWKLLFDGTSTSGWHTYGETTAGTAWKAVDGTLELDADAKSGSATGGDLVSDEEYGNFELQLDWKISQKGNSGVCLYVIDNKEKYKYMWYTGLEMQILDNDGHPDGKITKHRAGDLYDIIKSSSEPVKAVGEWNHVAIKSLNGKLDFFLNGVHIVDTQLWDDNWRTLVAGSKFKNLPDFMAFKSGRIGLQDHGNTVWFRNIKVRRL, encoded by the coding sequence ATGACAAAATCGTTTTTATTCGCTCTGGGACTGGGTTTCATGGCCTGTTCCTGTTCCGGTCAGAAACAGGGACAAACCGGTACTGATGCCCCTGCAAATACGCTGAGCAAAAAAGAAAAAGCTGCCGGATGGAAATTGCTGTTTGATGGAACCTCCACCAGCGGATGGCATACCTATGGTGAAACCACGGCGGGCACCGCATGGAAAGCAGTTGATGGTACCCTGGAACTGGATGCCGATGCAAAGTCAGGCAGCGCTACAGGCGGCGACCTGGTGAGCGATGAAGAATATGGCAACTTTGAGCTTCAGCTCGACTGGAAGATCTCACAAAAAGGGAACAGTGGTGTTTGCCTGTATGTGATCGACAATAAGGAAAAATACAAATATATGTGGTATACCGGTCTGGAAATGCAGATCCTCGATAACGACGGACATCCGGACGGAAAGATCACCAAACACCGTGCAGGCGATCTGTATGATATCATCAAAAGCAGCAGCGAGCCGGTAAAAGCAGTGGGAGAGTGGAACCATGTGGCAATAAAAAGCCTCAACGGCAAACTGGACTTTTTCCTGAATGGTGTTCATATTGTTGATACCCAATTGTGGGATGATAACTGGCGCACGCTGGTAGCCGGAAGCAAATTCAAGAACCTTCCGGATTTTATGGCCTTCAAATCAGGACGCATCGGTTTGCAGGATCACGGCAATACCGTTTGGTTCCGTAACATCAAAGTAAGAAGATTATAA
- a CDS encoding beta-galactosidase — protein MRAFRRFSCCLTLAFVLLVAQYDATAQQSHATFSIGDSSFLLNDRPFVIRCGEMHYTRVPREYWRHRLKMAKAMGLNTVCAYLFWNFTEREPGKFNWSGQADAAEFCRMAQQEGLYVILRPGPYSCAEWEFGGFPWWLLKDKSMSVRTQHPQYLEACRRYLLEVGKQLAPLQISQGGNILMVQVENEYGSFGSDREYIGRIRDYLKEAGFTVPFFTCDGPVQLKNDVRPDIFAAVNFGGNPESGFKALRAVQAKGPLMCAEYYPGWFDSWGRPHHTGASQRVIDELKWMLDHNASFSIYMAHGGTTFGTFSGANAPPYLPQTSSYDYDAPINEAGNATPKFYAIRELLQQYLQPGETLPDVPMATEAQPLPAIQFTEVASLWKNLPAAVTADTALLMEDLNQGYGAVLYETLLPAGSAATLQFADLHDYAVVLINKKQVGTIDRRKGNFTLSVPARAKATLLQVLVEATGRVNYGHLMHDRKGIHGPVILDDGKTRKELRQWKNYPIALGDKNIPVTYEPLSAPAPAGAAFYKARFRVTAQKDTYLDLRKWNKGLVWINGICLGRYWNIGPTQTMYLPGCWLKNGENEIIIFDLLGNSRPGLKGLDQPILDSVTEKRAEAHKKSSQKWSFSASKAYYSGRFEDSKEWQTASFNPVAARYVCLEALNEFKNQPYTSAAELQLLTHDGKEIPRNAWKVLYADSEELDGDDGNAANLFDLQFTSIWHTEWQDHSPKHPHQVVIDLGRSYKIGGLKLLPRQDNPNGRIKDYRLYFSATPFRGL, from the coding sequence ATGCGCGCTTTCCGAAGATTCAGCTGTTGTCTGACGCTGGCGTTTGTACTGCTGGTCGCTCAATATGATGCAACGGCACAACAATCGCACGCAACCTTCTCTATCGGCGATTCCAGTTTCCTGCTGAATGACCGGCCGTTCGTTATCCGGTGCGGGGAAATGCATTATACCCGCGTGCCCCGTGAATACTGGCGGCACCGGCTGAAGATGGCGAAAGCCATGGGGCTGAACACGGTATGTGCGTATCTTTTCTGGAATTTTACAGAGCGGGAACCCGGAAAATTCAACTGGAGCGGTCAGGCGGATGCTGCGGAGTTCTGCCGGATGGCTCAGCAGGAGGGACTCTACGTGATCCTGCGTCCGGGGCCTTATTCCTGTGCTGAATGGGAGTTTGGCGGTTTCCCGTGGTGGCTGCTCAAAGACAAAAGTATGAGTGTCCGCACGCAGCATCCGCAATACCTGGAAGCATGCAGGCGGTACCTGCTGGAAGTAGGTAAACAACTGGCACCGCTTCAGATCAGCCAGGGAGGCAATATCCTCATGGTGCAGGTGGAAAATGAATACGGAAGCTTTGGTTCAGACAGGGAATATATCGGACGGATCCGGGATTATTTAAAAGAAGCGGGTTTTACGGTTCCTTTCTTCACCTGTGATGGCCCGGTACAATTAAAGAATGATGTCCGTCCGGATATCTTTGCCGCAGTGAATTTCGGAGGTAATCCTGAAAGCGGCTTTAAGGCATTGCGCGCCGTACAGGCAAAGGGACCATTAATGTGCGCCGAGTATTATCCCGGCTGGTTCGACAGCTGGGGAAGACCGCATCACACAGGGGCCAGTCAACGCGTGATTGATGAACTGAAATGGATGCTGGACCATAATGCATCTTTCAGTATTTATATGGCCCACGGCGGCACCACCTTCGGCACCTTTAGCGGTGCCAATGCGCCTCCTTATCTGCCCCAGACCAGCAGCTATGATTATGATGCACCTATTAATGAAGCCGGCAACGCCACGCCCAAATTTTACGCTATCCGGGAATTGCTGCAGCAATACCTGCAACCGGGCGAAACGCTTCCGGATGTACCAATGGCAACGGAAGCACAGCCGCTGCCCGCAATACAGTTTACCGAAGTGGCTTCCCTGTGGAAGAACCTGCCGGCTGCTGTGACCGCTGATACGGCCCTGCTGATGGAAGACCTGAACCAGGGATACGGTGCGGTGCTGTATGAGACCTTATTGCCCGCAGGAAGCGCCGCTACCCTTCAGTTTGCAGACCTCCATGACTATGCCGTCGTACTGATCAATAAGAAACAGGTGGGGACCATCGACCGGAGAAAAGGCAATTTTACACTCAGTGTGCCGGCCCGCGCGAAAGCAACTTTGCTCCAGGTGCTGGTGGAGGCAACCGGGAGGGTGAATTACGGGCACCTGATGCACGACAGGAAAGGCATTCACGGGCCTGTGATACTGGATGACGGCAAGACCCGAAAAGAACTGCGGCAGTGGAAGAACTATCCCATTGCACTCGGCGATAAAAATATCCCTGTAACATATGAACCACTTTCTGCACCGGCACCTGCGGGCGCTGCTTTTTATAAAGCCCGTTTTCGTGTAACCGCGCAAAAGGATACCTATCTTGACCTGCGGAAATGGAACAAAGGACTGGTATGGATAAATGGTATCTGCCTCGGCCGCTACTGGAATATCGGTCCGACACAGACCATGTACCTTCCGGGCTGCTGGCTGAAGAACGGAGAGAACGAGATCATCATCTTCGACCTGCTGGGCAACAGCCGTCCCGGGTTGAAGGGACTGGATCAACCCATTTTGGATTCGGTGACCGAAAAACGGGCGGAGGCGCATAAAAAGTCATCACAGAAATGGAGCTTTTCTGCTTCAAAAGCGTATTACAGCGGCCGCTTCGAAGACAGTAAGGAGTGGCAGACCGCTTCCTTCAACCCTGTAGCTGCAAGATATGTTTGTCTTGAAGCATTGAATGAATTCAAAAACCAGCCCTATACTTCCGCAGCGGAGCTCCAGCTATTGACCCATGACGGGAAAGAGATCCCGCGTAATGCCTGGAAAGTGCTGTATGCCGACAGTGAAGAACTGGATGGCGACGACGGAAATGCTGCCAATCTTTTCGACCTGCAGTTTACCAGCATCTGGCACACCGAATGGCAGGACCATAGCCCGAAACATCCGCACCAGGTGGTGATCGATCTGGGCCGGTCTTACAAGATCGGAGGGCTGAAACTATTGCCACGCCAGGATAATCCCAACGGACGCATCAAAGATTACCGCCTGTATTTTTCTGCAACACCGTTCAGGGGTTTGTGA
- a CDS encoding Bax inhibitor-1/YccA family protein, which yields MEDNYSRSTPDSIFSRNEAVGSKSRSFLANVFTYMFVALGITAVVAYLFAGNEALLYPIISNKLLLYATIFAPLGFVLLMSFAFNRLSAPVLMALLLIYSAINGISFSFILLVYTSTSVFGCFLTAALMFGVMAVMGYTTKQDLTSMGRIMMMGLIGIIIASIVNWFLKSDSMSYIISFIGVIVFTGLTAYDVQKLKRIGEGIDQEGNVIAGDAKKLAIMGALSLYLDFINLFLMLLRLFGRRN from the coding sequence ATGGAAGACAATTATTCAAGAAGCACACCAGACAGTATCTTTTCAAGGAATGAAGCGGTAGGTTCCAAATCACGCTCCTTTCTGGCCAATGTATTTACATACATGTTTGTCGCATTGGGAATCACTGCAGTAGTGGCCTATCTTTTTGCCGGAAATGAGGCGCTCCTTTATCCGATAATATCAAATAAATTGTTGCTTTATGCCACAATATTTGCTCCCCTCGGCTTTGTATTGCTGATGTCCTTCGCATTTAACCGGCTATCTGCCCCCGTGCTGATGGCATTATTGCTGATTTATTCAGCCATCAACGGTATCAGCTTTAGCTTCATTTTACTGGTATATACCAGTACATCTGTTTTTGGCTGTTTCCTTACCGCAGCACTGATGTTCGGTGTAATGGCCGTAATGGGTTATACTACCAAGCAGGATCTTACTTCAATGGGTCGTATTATGATGATGGGGCTGATCGGTATCATCATCGCGTCCATTGTAAACTGGTTCCTGAAAAGCGATTCCATGAGCTATATCATCAGCTTTATCGGAGTAATCGTATTTACCGGTTTGACGGCATACGATGTACAAAAATTAAAAAGGATCGGTGAAGGGATCGACCAGGAAGGCAATGTGATTGCCGGCGATGCAAAGAAACTGGCGATCATGGGTGCGTTAAGCCTCTACCTGGATTTCATCAACCTGTTCCTGATGCTGCTGCGTCTGTTTGGAAGAAGAAACTAA
- the coaE gene encoding dephospho-CoA kinase (Dephospho-CoA kinase (CoaE) performs the final step in coenzyme A biosynthesis.), with product MLKIGITGGIGSGKTLVAAVFHTLGIPVYDADAAAKRLMNTSPEIREQITGLFGADSYKTGQLDRGWLASKVFGDPEKLKQLNQIVHPVTIRDSQEWFAQQTSPYAIKEAAIFFETGSDRYVDYMIGVTAPEALRIRRAMERSHITEAQVRERMKQQMDEAEKMRRCHFVIDNGGSVPLIAQVMDIHKKLLTQQ from the coding sequence ATGCTTAAAATAGGTATCACAGGGGGGATCGGAAGTGGTAAAACACTGGTGGCTGCCGTATTTCACACATTGGGCATCCCGGTATACGATGCCGATGCCGCCGCAAAACGGCTGATGAACACCAGTCCGGAGATCCGGGAACAGATCACCGGATTGTTCGGCGCAGACAGTTATAAAACCGGGCAGCTCGACCGGGGATGGCTGGCTTCAAAGGTATTCGGCGATCCCGAAAAACTAAAACAACTCAACCAGATCGTGCACCCGGTCACCATCCGCGACAGTCAGGAATGGTTTGCACAACAGACCAGCCCCTATGCCATCAAGGAGGCCGCCATTTTTTTTGAAACCGGAAGCGACCGGTATGTCGATTACATGATCGGCGTTACGGCTCCCGAGGCCTTGCGCATCCGGCGCGCCATGGAGCGCAGCCATATTACGGAAGCACAGGTACGGGAACGGATGAAACAGCAAATGGACGAAGCCGAGAAAATGCGCCGCTGTCATTTTGTGATCGACAATGGCGGGTCCGTACCCCTCATTGCACAGGTAATGGACATACATAAAAAATTATTGACGCAGCAATAG